The Alphaproteobacteria bacterium CG11_big_fil_rev_8_21_14_0_20_39_49 DNA window GGTTTCTATCTTTATTAGAAGTGCTTACAAAATTGTCAGTATGGTGTACATCTTTTCGTATTACATTTTCAATGTTGTCATTCGTTAAAAGCTTTTTGGGCATCATCACGCATAATCTGAAATGTAGGTATGGCTCGCTTATTAGTCGGCAGTGGTATTTGCTCATAAATATGACTATCGTCAAAGCCTATATTCTTAGCATCGTCTTTTGTGTTGGCAAAATATATAGTATCAAGTCTTGACCAATAAATTGCCGATAAACACATAGGGCAAGGCTCACATGAAGTGTATATCTCGCACCCCTTTAGACTGAAATCATCAAGTTTGGCACAAGCCTTGCGTATTGCCGTAATTTCAGCATGAGCCGTCGGGTCGTTAGAAGAGGTAACCTGATTCCAACCTTCTGCTATTATCTGACCGTCTTTAACAATTACAGCACCAAATGGTCCTCCTGCATTTTTACGCATCATTTCAATGGAAAGTTCAATAGAGCGTTGCATGAATTTATTTTTCATAAATGACCTTATATAAAATAATATGGAATTATATATTTAACTCGCCATTAAATAATTTTTTTTACCGAGTCATTCCAAACTTGATTTGGAATCCAAGAAAATAAACAATCACTTGGATACTATGGTCAAGCCATAGTATGACGCTAAAGGTGAGTAGTTAAGTATATAATTCCCTAATAATAATTCTTATCAAAAATTACGATGCCTATGCCTACTGCTTATAAAACTCATAAGATGCAAGAAGGATTGCGGTGGCGTTTCCTAAGAAGAACGAATAGTATGTAAAGCGTATCCAGAAGAACTTATGCCTAAGCACGTTTCTGCTGATGTCATAAATATCCTTTAAGCAAGCCTCGGTTAGAAGGGTTACGTCATTTACTACGGGTCTTATTTTCTCAAGATATTCATCTTCCGACATTGACCAGATATCACCCCAGTGCAGTAAATTTGAACGATTAGGTTTATGGTCTTTTATTTTTTTCATTGTTCGTGAACGTGGATATATAGCAACAATCGAAAAAAACATCGTCCACATAGCCGTAAAAATAACCCCGATAGCTCCAAGCAGAAACTGATCCTTTTGAATCCATGAAAGACCTATCGGAATGGTAATAGAATTAATAACAAGCATAACCTGTGCCTTCTGGTCAATTAGCCTTATGGCATTATTTAGCTTATTAACAGTCGAGCTTAAAATCTGCCCACGGGCAAGACCCTCCCACCGCTTTTGGTTAGGGAAGTCTTCATTTGGCTCGCTTGTGGTTAAATCTTTCGTTTCCATATCATTTTTGTTAATAAACCCATCTTATTCAAGCTACAAGTAAAATCTCAAACAGCCCTCGAAGAATTAACATTCCGTATCATGTTAAAACGTGCAAGTCTCAATACCATAATATCAAATATATTGAAAAATAATCATTATTAGTTTATTAAAAGTAATATAATAAAATTAGGCATTGCTAACTAAAATTACTTAAGCTGTTGAGTCATTCCTGTGAAAATACGTATGTAAATTATAGGGTAATCTCCGGCAATTTGAACCGGATTACCCTATAATTTTGTTACACAAATTCGGGTAATGACGTAAAACTATTTTAGTTAGCAATGCCTAAAATCGTATCATGATGGTTTGTGAGGTGTTTTCTATGGTTTATAAAGAAGATGGTAAAGTATGCTGCAATAGCATTCTTCTGGATGGTTTGTATGGTTTTCTAGGTAATGTAGTTTCGACGATTTCGGGAAGTTATAATAGTAATAATAGCACGATGCTAAATAGCAGCAGCGAAATTTCTCTAGGTAAAATTAGCCCTTCATCGGAAGAGGGAGCGTATATACAAAATGCAGTTGAAGGAAGAATAATTACAGGAGTAGATGACACATTAGCACAAAGAGCATGGGAAGATAAATGTATTCAAAGCCTGTTTGAAAGCGGGTATAAAAATTCGGGAGGAATACCAATAGGACATAATAAAGGTAGTAGTTATATGTCGTATGTAGAAAAAAACTCTTTTGGAGGAAGTTCTTCTTCTTATAGTGTCGGGTATTCCTATGCACAGGAAGAAAATATTGAAAGATACTTTGAAAATCACCATTTATTCGAAGAAAATTACCTAAAGAAAATAGAGTATGAAAATCTACCGCAAGAAAAAACATTATTTTGGAAGCAGCGTATGCAACGTGTCCATGACTATGAAGATGATAATAAGTCATGGGAGCAAAGATTAAACGACGGAGGAATAAAAAAATCGGATAGCTTTATCAGGTTTTGTTAATAAATGATTTAATAATTGACTCCGTAACATGCAAATGTTAACAAATAACCAATAAGTAATATTAATAAAGGTTAAGTTATGACAGGTGTAATGTCGGTTTCTCCTATTTCTTTTTCATCAGATGATAATAATATAAATACGGCTAATTTAAACCAAAGCGGTAACGGTGTTACAACTGCAGTTATTGCCGGTGATTATTCTGTAAATGCGAATAGTTCTTTGTTGTCATCTTCAGCTTTAAACGTCGTTATTGATGTTTCCTCAGGGCAAGGAAGTTCAGATTATTTTCCGGCATCATCTATAAGTGTTGCCGTATCTGATGTCGGTTCATATATACAAGCTGGACAAATTTACAGTATTGCCACCTCTGATGATGTGCCGACAAATACCGGAGTTATAGATGATTCATATATTCTTAGCTTTGTTCCAAGTGATAACCAAAATGGTACTTTAGGCACTATAATGCTACCAATAGCATATGCTCCGGTTGCCGTTACAACTCAAAGTGTTGATGCGGGCAATAGCGGATTAATTACTTCTGCAATTACAGGAACAGTTTTATTACCAACAGACCCGACAAAAACAATAAACATAGGTGCTTCAGGAACTATAACGAATACAGGTACTATAGTTTCAACAACCGGTGGTTCTTCAGGGGGTATAACCGTAGATTCAGGCATTACAATAACCAATACAGGTACTATACAATCTACCGGTGATAATGGCGGTGCGATAAATTTAGGGGGCGGTACTCTAACTAATAACGGGACTATAGTTTCGTCAGGAGGAGGGGAAACAGTGGTAATCGGTTCTAATGGAGGAGTGATAACAAATAAGGGTACTCCTGTGATTGGTAGCGGCACTGTAACGCCTATTCCTACGTCAAATTATCCAATGACAATAACCAATACAGGTACAATATCCTCTGTTTCAGGCACGCCAATAACTATACATGCCGATTCGGAAGTAACATTATATAATTTCGGTGTTATACGCTCACAAATAGATGTTCCTGCAATAGTGTATAATGATGAATCACATGGAAAAATAATAAACGGCGGCATTATTGATGCGGGAGTAAGAGTAGATAAGTCACATGAAGGTGACTACGTTCTTCATATAGGAGAGAGTGAGTCTATAATGATTTTCGGCGATCAGGATATGGACTTTGATTTAAAAACCGGCGAAGCTTTTGGTGTTATCAGTTCGGGTACAAATTTTGTTCAGGGCAATTCGGGTACTGAAAATGACGATATAATTGAAGGTAATGATACAGACCAAACTATGTTCGGCTTAGAAGGAGGTGACTGGATACTTGCTAAAGGCGGTAACGATATTGTTTACGCAGGCTCAGGTGATGATTATGTATCAGGTGGATTAGGCAGTGATAAAATAGCAGGAGGCGAAGGTCGGGATTTCATCTTAGGTGGTGAAGGAAATGATACTTTAATCGGCGGCGAAGGCGATGATACTCTTGTATCTGGCGAAGGAAAGGATTTCCTTGTAGGAGGGCTTGGTAAAGATATTTTTGTATTTACCCGAAATGATTCGGTATCTTCAGATGAAGATGTCATACTGGATTTTGAACAGGGGGAAGATAAAATCAGCCTGATAGGTAATGTCGATTCCTTCGGAGACCTTACGGTATTAAGCAACAATGGAAATACGGCTGTTTTTTCTACATCTGATGACGATGACTTTTTGTTGTACTTAAAAGGTGAGTACGACCTGACAGAGCAGGATTTTTATTTTGAAAGCGGTAATTCTCAGGCAGACAGTGTTAGTATCTCGGAGGACTCGCCTATTATATCCGTAGATACGAATACGGGTGTGATTGTAGATAGTCCTGAAATAGATTACATATTATAAAGGATTACTTTTCCCGCAATTTCATAAAAAGCACTAAAGAAGTCAGGCAAAGAGTTACGGAATTTGCCAGAATAACAGGTATGCTGTTAATCATAAATCCGTATATCAGCCACATAGATACGCCGACTGTAAACAGTACATACATACTTAAAGAAAGGTCTCTTGTGTTTCTAGTCTTGAATATCTTGATTACCTGAGGGATAAAACTTCCCGTTGTACATGTGGCGGCGATAATGCCTATGATGTCTTCCAATGTGTTAACCGTATCTATAATGTTTTCATGATTATATATCAAAATAATTCTTTTTATAGTAAATTCTGGCAGTGCTAACTAATATAGTTTTACGTCATTACCAGAATTTTGTGTAACAAAATTATAGGGTAATCCGTTAAATTGCCGGAGATTCCCCTATAATTTACTTACGTAAATTCGTGGAATGACATACATACCTAAAGTAAAT harbors:
- a CDS encoding tRNA-specific adenosine deaminase, translating into MKNKFMQRSIELSIEMMRKNAGGPFGAVIVKDGQIIAEGWNQVTSSNDPTAHAEITAIRKACAKLDDFSLKGCEIYTSCEPCPMCLSAIYWSRLDTIYFANTKDDAKNIGFDDSHIYEQIPLPTNKRAIPTFQIMRDDAQKAFNE